The following proteins come from a genomic window of Novosphingobium aromaticivorans DSM 12444:
- a CDS encoding NRAMP family divalent metal transporter: protein MPSTDNLLPDGEQEQDNEPRSALSVLGPGLVTGAADDDPSGIGTYSQVGAQFGYTLSWALLFSLPLMAAIQEICARVGASTGVGIAQNLKEHYPPALLRFMVILLLVANIFNLGADLGAMGAALALILPGPVLPATIAFGVASILLEVFVSYERYASVLKWTTLSLFSYFAVVILAEVDWRSAIIGTMAPSFHVNKDNVMALVAVLGTTISPYLFFWQAGQEVEEQHRRHVKPLMISPRTAGAELRRIRTDTLVGMTFSNLTAIMIVIATAATLHQAGITQIDSAVQAAAALRPLAGELAFALFALGIVSTGLLAVPILAGSAAYAVAETFGWNEGLNRRPQEAKAFYAVIALATLAGVAMNFLDINPMRALYWSAVVNGLLAPPLMIVTMLIASNRKIMGDLTISGGLAFGGWASTAVMTFVALLFIAV from the coding sequence ATGCCCTCAACCGATAACCTTTTGCCCGACGGGGAACAGGAGCAGGACAACGAACCACGGTCGGCTCTATCCGTTCTCGGCCCGGGCCTTGTCACGGGTGCGGCGGACGACGATCCCTCGGGCATCGGCACATACAGCCAGGTCGGCGCGCAGTTCGGCTATACCTTGTCCTGGGCGCTCCTGTTCAGCCTGCCGCTCATGGCCGCGATCCAGGAAATCTGCGCCCGCGTGGGCGCCAGCACCGGCGTCGGCATCGCGCAGAATCTCAAGGAGCACTACCCGCCCGCGCTGCTGCGCTTCATGGTCATCCTGCTTCTCGTCGCAAACATCTTCAACCTCGGCGCGGATCTCGGCGCGATGGGCGCCGCGCTTGCCCTGATCCTGCCGGGTCCGGTCCTGCCCGCGACGATCGCGTTCGGCGTGGCCAGCATCCTGCTGGAAGTCTTCGTTTCCTACGAACGCTATGCCTCGGTCCTAAAGTGGACCACGCTCTCGCTGTTCTCCTACTTCGCGGTGGTGATCCTGGCGGAAGTCGACTGGCGGTCCGCGATCATCGGCACGATGGCCCCAAGTTTCCACGTCAACAAGGACAACGTCATGGCGCTTGTCGCCGTGCTGGGCACGACGATCAGTCCCTACCTGTTCTTCTGGCAAGCCGGGCAGGAAGTGGAGGAGCAGCATCGCCGCCACGTCAAGCCGCTCATGATCTCGCCCCGGACCGCCGGCGCGGAACTGCGACGCATCCGCACCGACACGCTGGTCGGCATGACCTTCTCCAACCTCACCGCCATCATGATCGTCATCGCGACGGCGGCAACGCTCCACCAGGCAGGGATCACCCAGATCGACAGCGCTGTTCAGGCCGCAGCCGCCTTGCGCCCGCTTGCCGGGGAACTGGCCTTCGCCCTCTTCGCGCTCGGCATCGTAAGTACCGGACTGCTCGCAGTACCCATTCTCGCCGGCTCGGCTGCCTATGCCGTCGCCGAGACATTCGGCTGGAACGAGGGGCTGAACCGCCGCCCGCAGGAGGCCAAGGCCTTCTACGCAGTCATAGCGCTGGCCACCCTGGCGGGCGTCGCCATGAACTTCCTCGACATCAATCCGATGCGCGCGCTCTACTGGTCGGCGGTCGTCAACGGGCTGCTGGCCCCGCCGCTGATGATCGTGACCATGCTGATCGCATCGAACCGCAAGATCATGGGCGACCTCACGATTTCCGGCGGCCTCGCTTTTGGCGGCTGGGCGTCGACGGCCGTGATGACCTTCGTCGCCCTGCTGTTCATCGCTGTCTAG
- a CDS encoding lysophospholipid acyltransferase family protein, with amino-acid sequence MADRMVTVLRFMISALRSLAFYVAFYVGSVLFVLGSILSMRVSRPTFRVVVSGWSGWHRLCCRYLLGIRVNLENPVFKPNVLYAIRHESFFEAIDLPWLFQLPVVFAKAELLRIPGWGAAGRNYGLIGVEREAGAKALRIMLTEARRLIAEGRPLVIFPEGTRVPHGERRKLQAGFAGIYKLLGLPVIPVAVDSGPLYHRRWKLSGTIRYRFGEEIPPGLPRDEVETRVEAAINALNR; translated from the coding sequence ATGGCTGATCGGATGGTGACGGTCTTGCGGTTCATGATCTCGGCCTTGCGCAGTCTAGCTTTCTACGTCGCCTTCTATGTCGGCTCGGTGCTGTTCGTGCTGGGTTCGATCCTGTCCATGCGCGTTTCGCGTCCGACGTTCCGGGTGGTCGTCAGCGGCTGGAGTGGGTGGCATCGCCTGTGTTGTCGCTATCTGCTGGGCATTCGTGTGAACCTGGAAAATCCGGTCTTCAAGCCGAACGTCCTCTACGCGATCCGGCACGAATCGTTCTTCGAAGCGATCGACCTTCCGTGGCTTTTCCAGCTACCCGTCGTCTTCGCCAAGGCAGAGCTTCTGCGCATTCCGGGTTGGGGGGCCGCCGGGCGCAACTACGGCCTCATCGGGGTCGAGCGCGAGGCCGGGGCAAAGGCCCTGCGGATCATGCTGACCGAAGCGCGCCGCCTCATCGCCGAGGGCCGCCCGCTCGTCATCTTCCCCGAAGGCACCCGCGTTCCGCATGGCGAGCGGCGCAAGTTGCAGGCCGGATTTGCCGGGATCTACAAGCTGCTCGGCCTGCCTGTGATCCCCGTGGCGGTCGACAGCGGGCCGCTGTACCACCGTCGCTGGAAGCTGTCCGGGACCATCCGCTATCGCTTTGGCGAGGAGATCCCCCCCGGTCTTCCGCGTGACGAGGTGGAGACCCGCGTCGAGGCGGCGATCAATGCCCTCAACCGATAA
- a CDS encoding YdcF family protein produces the protein MTRHGIFRRLLSLLMIAWALGFIWFAVFLPRPAAEPARTDGIVVLTGGSGRIPHALRLLQTGAGRKLLVSGVDREVRPREFAVEYDVPSRLMTCCIVLGYDAVDTRSNAVESARWMQTNRIRSVRLVTTDWHMRRAAFDLAQEAPKDLVIVEDAVVSRPSFRILFIEYNKLVARLAAWLIGW, from the coding sequence ATGACCCGGCACGGCATCTTCCGGCGACTCCTGTCGCTGCTTATGATCGCCTGGGCGCTCGGCTTCATCTGGTTCGCCGTGTTCCTTCCGCGCCCTGCGGCGGAACCCGCGCGCACCGACGGGATCGTCGTCCTCACCGGAGGCAGCGGCCGCATCCCCCATGCTCTGCGACTGCTTCAAACCGGCGCTGGCCGCAAGCTGCTCGTCTCGGGCGTCGATCGGGAAGTCCGGCCGCGCGAATTCGCGGTCGAGTACGACGTGCCCTCAAGGCTCATGACCTGCTGCATCGTGCTGGGCTACGATGCGGTCGATACCCGGTCCAACGCGGTGGAATCCGCAAGGTGGATGCAGACGAACCGCATTCGCTCGGTCCGTCTGGTCACCACCGACTGGCACATGCGCCGGGCGGCGTTCGACCTCGCCCAGGAAGCGCCGAAGGATCTCGTCATCGTCGAGGACGCGGTGGTATCCCGCCCCAGTTTCCGCATCCTCTTCATCGAATACAACAAGCTGGTCGCTCGGCTCGCGGCATGGCTGATCGGATGGTGA
- a CDS encoding cell division protein FtsX encodes MSGLPAIVDGLRGDWRDRASAENRLLPQSRISGPMPWVIGIMIGLTVVATASGLALRNTARAASADVSGGVTVQIVHGAPAERDRQARAALGVLGKTPGVGSVRLVPQQELDALVEPWLGTRAGDDVNDLPVPALIDLRLEGNADPARVEALRARLRPVAPAARVDAQASWLAPVFEAIAALQWLAGGLIALLAFATIATVLLASRNALGNHRSTIEIVHMLGATDAQIARIFQRSMAVDAAAGGIGGLLLGVAVTGLLGSQFAALGSGMMTAGGLGALDWLTICCIPVGGVLLAVLTARLSVLGALRRML; translated from the coding sequence ATGAGCGGTCTTCCCGCAATTGTGGACGGCCTGCGCGGCGATTGGCGCGACCGGGCAAGCGCGGAAAACCGCCTCCTTCCGCAAAGCCGGATTTCCGGCCCGATGCCGTGGGTCATCGGCATAATGATCGGCCTCACCGTGGTCGCCACCGCAAGCGGCCTCGCTCTGCGGAACACGGCGCGTGCAGCCAGTGCCGACGTCTCGGGTGGGGTCACTGTACAGATCGTTCACGGCGCCCCGGCAGAGCGCGACCGCCAGGCTCGCGCTGCGTTGGGCGTGCTGGGAAAGACACCCGGCGTCGGCTCTGTCCGCCTCGTCCCGCAGCAGGAACTGGATGCACTGGTCGAGCCCTGGCTCGGAACCAGGGCCGGCGACGATGTCAACGACCTGCCCGTCCCCGCGCTCATCGACCTGCGACTTGAAGGCAATGCCGATCCGGCGCGCGTCGAAGCCCTGCGCGCGCGCCTTCGCCCGGTTGCCCCCGCCGCCAGGGTGGATGCGCAGGCAAGCTGGCTGGCCCCCGTGTTCGAAGCCATCGCCGCCCTGCAATGGCTGGCGGGAGGGCTTATCGCACTGCTCGCATTCGCGACCATCGCCACCGTGCTGCTCGCCTCGCGCAATGCCCTTGGAAACCACCGCAGCACGATCGAGATCGTCCACATGCTTGGCGCAACGGATGCCCAGATCGCCCGCATCTTCCAGCGGTCGATGGCCGTGGATGCGGCTGCGGGCGGCATCGGCGGGTTGCTGCTCGGCGTCGCGGTCACCGGGCTGCTGGGAAGCCAGTTCGCCGCCCTTGGTTCCGGCATGATGACTGCGGGCGGCCTCGGGGCACTCGACTGGCTGACGATCTGCTGCATCCCGGTCGGCGGCGTCCTGCTTGCGGTGCTTACTGCGCGCCTGTCCGTGCTCGGCGCGCTAAGGCGCATGTTATGA
- the ftsE gene encoding cell division ATP-binding protein FtsE, with protein MSQQDDAEIVHFDNVGLRYGTGKEVLTDVGFTLYPGRFYFLTGASGAGKTSLLKLLYLAQRPSRGLIRMFGTDAITLPRERLPGFRRRLGVVFQDFRLVPHLSAFDNVALPLRVAGVAERDIVRPVTDMLDWVGLGDRSHARPATLSGGEQQRVAIARAVIGRPDLLVADEPTGNVDPEMAVKLLRLFEALNRLGTTVVVATHDVHLIQKVPESLIMRLDKGRLFDPTGALRYPPRRSAASPRPEMAQPGVLGA; from the coding sequence ATGAGCCAGCAAGACGACGCGGAGATTGTCCATTTCGACAACGTCGGCCTGCGCTACGGCACGGGGAAGGAAGTGCTGACAGATGTCGGGTTCACGCTTTACCCCGGCCGCTTCTACTTTCTCACGGGTGCCTCGGGCGCCGGCAAGACCAGCCTGCTGAAGCTGCTTTACCTCGCACAGCGCCCCTCGCGGGGGCTGATCCGCATGTTCGGCACCGATGCGATCACCCTGCCGCGCGAACGCCTGCCCGGCTTCCGCCGAAGGCTGGGCGTGGTGTTCCAGGATTTCCGCCTCGTCCCGCACCTCTCCGCGTTCGACAACGTGGCGCTGCCACTTCGCGTTGCCGGGGTCGCGGAAAGGGACATCGTCCGGCCAGTGACGGACATGCTCGACTGGGTCGGCCTGGGCGACCGCAGCCATGCACGCCCTGCAACCCTTTCCGGCGGGGAACAGCAGCGCGTCGCCATCGCCCGCGCGGTAATCGGCCGGCCCGATCTGCTTGTGGCCGACGAGCCCACCGGCAACGTCGATCCGGAGATGGCGGTCAAGCTGCTGCGCCTGTTCGAAGCGCTGAACCGGCTTGGCACGACGGTGGTGGTCGCCACCCACGACGTGCACCTTATCCAGAAGGTGCCGGAATCGCTGATCATGCGGCTCGACAAGGGACGCCTGTTCGACCCGACCGGCGCGCTGCGCTATCCGCCCCGGCGCAGCGCCGCCTCGCCCCGCCCGGAAATGGCGCAGCCCGGTGTTCTGGGCGCATGA
- a CDS encoding SDR family NAD(P)-dependent oxidoreductase, giving the protein MTGSTRDFTGKTAFITGGVNGIGFGIARAFALAGMDLILTYRKDEDRDDAARWLADNGLAPARFVRLDVTDRARFAQVAAEVGKVHVLVNNAGVSVFGPTDEASYDDYDWIMGVNFGGVVNGLVSFLPGMKAHGEGGHVVNVASMAAYLSGPQAGIYTASKFAVRGLTECLRYNLAPHGIGVSLMCPGLTRTNAWTSALKRPDSFAESGFKPADATELEQFGTAFELGMDPFEVGQKTLAGMIENRGLILTHGEFADDFEEIYRTSLAALPQEVIPEGRLHIEALRRAANKAAAEGQQIGLADLT; this is encoded by the coding sequence ATGACTGGCAGTACACGTGATTTCACAGGCAAGACCGCGTTCATTACCGGCGGCGTCAACGGCATAGGCTTCGGCATTGCGCGGGCTTTCGCGCTCGCGGGCATGGATCTCATCCTCACCTACCGCAAGGACGAGGACCGCGACGACGCCGCCCGTTGGCTGGCTGACAACGGCCTTGCCCCCGCCCGCTTCGTCCGTCTCGACGTGACCGACCGCGCCCGGTTCGCGCAAGTCGCCGCCGAAGTTGGAAAGGTCCACGTTCTCGTCAACAACGCAGGCGTCAGCGTCTTCGGTCCCACCGACGAGGCCAGCTATGACGACTACGACTGGATCATGGGGGTGAACTTCGGTGGCGTGGTCAACGGCCTCGTCTCCTTCCTGCCGGGCATGAAGGCCCATGGCGAGGGTGGCCACGTGGTAAACGTCGCCTCGATGGCGGCCTACCTTTCGGGGCCACAGGCAGGCATCTACACCGCCAGCAAGTTCGCGGTGCGCGGCCTGACAGAATGCCTGCGCTACAACCTCGCCCCGCACGGCATCGGCGTTTCCCTGATGTGCCCCGGCCTGACCCGCACCAACGCCTGGACCAGCGCGCTCAAGCGCCCGGACAGTTTCGCCGAATCGGGCTTCAAGCCCGCAGACGCCACCGAGCTGGAACAGTTCGGCACCGCATTCGAGCTGGGCATGGACCCGTTTGAGGTCGGGCAAAAGACGCTCGCCGGCATGATCGAGAACCGTGGCCTCATCCTGACCCACGGCGAATTCGCCGACGACTTCGAGGAGATCTATCGCACGTCGCTCGCGGCACTACCGCAGGAGGTTATCCCCGAGGGGCGCCTGCACATCGAAGCCTTGCGCCGCGCGGCCAACAAGGCGGCAGCAGAAGGGCAGCAGATCGGCCTTGCCGACCTCACCTGA
- the putA gene encoding bifunctional proline dehydrogenase/L-glutamate gamma-semialdehyde dehydrogenase PutA: protein MTQTAPFAAFAPRHSVPSDLRRAITAATRRAERECMVMLLPEATLPQATRASAQALARKLVEALRAKPRGNGVEQLVQEYALSTHEGVALMCLAEALLRIPDNDTRDDLIRDKIAGGDWLAHLGGDRSLFVNAATWGLVVTGKLASSVDDTGLGAALTRLIARAGEPVIRRGVDLAMRMMGEQFVTGETIDEALKRARPLEDRGFRYSYDMLGEAAMTASDAARYHADYQAAIHAIGKAAARRGVYEGPGISIKLSALHPRYARAQQDRVFAELLPRLKALAYLALRYDIGLNIDAEEADRLELSLDLLEELAMDPELAGWNGLGFVVQAYGKRCPFVIDWIVDLARRSGRRIMVRLVKGAYWDAEIKRAQVDGQSGFPVYTRKAHTDVAYIACARRLLAATDVVFPQFATHNAQTLATIHEMAGPDFAVGRYEFQCLHGMGEPLYDEVVGKDKLDRPCRIYAPVGTHETLLAYLVRRLLENGANSSFVNRIANPDVPVDEIVADPVAQVAADADPGAPHPLIALPAALYPDRRNSSGLDLADESTLAALTDRFQAISAHSRHAHPSADLPHVNPRPVLNPANHRDVVGHVSEAAPAAAGMAASLAAASRWSATPVAARAMILERAADAMQAAMPELIALIVREAGKSVSNAIAEVREAVDFLRYYASQAPAMSGSRPLGVALCISPWNFPLAIFTGQVAAALMAGNPVLAKPAEETPLIASEAVRILHEAGVPDDALVFLPGDGAIGAALVAAPEIAAVLFTGSTEVGRLIQRQLATRLSAEGRPIPLIAETGGQNAMIVDSSALAEQVVADVIASAFDSAGQRCSALRVLCLQEDVADHVLAMLRGALAELTVGPTDRLSADIGPVIAAEAREAIEAHVARMEAAGCPVHRLPLGTATNEGTFVAPTIIELSAPDLLTREVFGPVLHVIRFRRADMDAMVERINAWGYGLTFGLHTRLDETVARVTAKAHAGNIYVNRNVIGAVVGVQPFGGHGLSGTGPKAGGPLYLRRLVASAPAAPALELTERELPGPVGERNIYALRPVGRVLVAAQSPERLAALTSRVERLGGTPIAADDGWQAQGPFARALVEGDAAFILSFQQAVAALDGPIAPVLASADDDTMLVAEVSLSINTTAAGGNASLMAMA from the coding sequence ATGACCCAGACCGCGCCCTTCGCCGCATTCGCGCCCCGCCATTCCGTGCCCTCCGACCTGCGCCGGGCGATTACCGCCGCCACCCGCCGCGCGGAACGCGAGTGCATGGTCATGCTCCTGCCGGAAGCAACCTTGCCACAGGCAACCCGGGCTTCGGCACAGGCGCTGGCACGCAAGCTGGTCGAGGCCCTGCGCGCCAAGCCGCGCGGGAACGGGGTGGAGCAACTCGTGCAGGAGTATGCCCTCTCGACGCACGAAGGCGTCGCCCTGATGTGTCTTGCCGAGGCGTTGTTGCGCATTCCCGATAACGATACGCGCGACGATCTCATCCGCGACAAGATCGCGGGAGGCGACTGGCTGGCGCACCTCGGCGGCGACCGTTCGCTCTTCGTCAACGCCGCGACGTGGGGCCTCGTCGTCACCGGGAAGCTTGCCTCCAGCGTCGACGACACCGGCCTTGGCGCGGCCCTCACCCGCCTCATCGCCCGTGCGGGCGAACCTGTCATCCGCCGCGGCGTCGACCTCGCCATGCGCATGATGGGCGAACAGTTCGTCACCGGCGAGACCATCGACGAGGCGCTGAAGCGCGCCCGTCCGCTCGAGGATCGTGGCTTCCGCTACAGCTATGACATGCTGGGCGAGGCGGCCATGACTGCAAGCGACGCCGCCCGCTACCATGCAGATTACCAGGCCGCCATCCACGCAATCGGCAAGGCCGCCGCACGTCGCGGCGTCTACGAAGGCCCCGGCATCTCGATCAAGCTCTCCGCGCTGCACCCGCGTTACGCGCGCGCGCAGCAGGACCGCGTGTTCGCCGAACTCCTGCCCCGTCTCAAGGCGCTGGCTTATCTCGCGTTGCGCTACGACATCGGCCTCAACATCGATGCCGAAGAGGCCGACCGCCTCGAACTCTCGCTCGACCTGCTCGAAGAGCTGGCGATGGACCCGGAGCTTGCAGGCTGGAACGGACTGGGCTTCGTCGTCCAGGCCTACGGCAAGCGCTGCCCCTTCGTAATCGACTGGATTGTCGATCTTGCCCGCAGGTCGGGCCGCAGGATCATGGTCCGCCTCGTCAAGGGCGCCTATTGGGACGCAGAGATCAAGCGTGCGCAGGTCGACGGGCAGTCCGGCTTCCCGGTCTACACCCGCAAGGCCCACACCGATGTCGCCTATATCGCCTGTGCCCGCCGGCTGCTCGCCGCGACCGACGTCGTGTTCCCCCAGTTCGCCACCCACAACGCCCAGACACTCGCCACCATCCACGAGATGGCAGGCCCGGACTTTGCTGTTGGCCGTTACGAGTTCCAGTGCCTCCACGGCATGGGCGAACCGCTCTATGACGAGGTTGTCGGCAAGGACAAGCTGGACCGCCCCTGCCGCATCTACGCGCCGGTCGGCACGCACGAAACGCTGCTGGCCTACCTCGTCCGCCGCTTGCTGGAAAACGGCGCGAACTCTTCATTCGTCAACCGCATCGCCAACCCGGACGTGCCGGTCGATGAAATCGTTGCCGATCCCGTGGCGCAGGTTGCCGCTGATGCCGATCCCGGCGCGCCCCATCCCCTGATCGCCCTTCCCGCCGCGCTTTATCCCGACCGCCGCAACAGCAGCGGTCTCGACCTTGCGGACGAAAGCACCCTCGCCGCCCTCACGGACCGATTCCAGGCGATTTCCGCCCATTCGCGTCACGCCCACCCGTCCGCCGACCTGCCCCACGTCAATCCGCGCCCGGTTCTGAATCCGGCGAACCACAGGGATGTAGTTGGCCACGTCAGCGAGGCCGCACCAGCGGCTGCTGGCATGGCAGCCAGCCTCGCCGCAGCCTCGCGCTGGAGCGCGACGCCCGTAGCCGCCCGCGCCATGATCCTGGAACGCGCGGCAGACGCCATGCAGGCGGCTATGCCCGAACTCATCGCGCTGATCGTGCGCGAGGCTGGAAAGTCCGTGTCCAACGCCATTGCCGAAGTGCGCGAGGCTGTGGATTTCCTGCGCTATTACGCCAGCCAGGCGCCTGCCATGTCCGGTTCGCGGCCTCTCGGGGTCGCCTTGTGCATCAGCCCGTGGAACTTCCCCCTCGCCATCTTCACCGGCCAGGTGGCGGCCGCGCTCATGGCGGGCAACCCGGTCCTCGCCAAGCCTGCCGAAGAAACGCCGCTCATTGCCTCTGAAGCCGTGCGCATCCTCCATGAAGCGGGCGTACCCGACGATGCCCTCGTATTCCTGCCGGGAGACGGCGCCATCGGAGCCGCACTGGTCGCTGCGCCGGAAATCGCCGCCGTGCTTTTCACCGGATCGACGGAAGTCGGCCGTTTGATCCAGCGCCAGCTCGCCACCCGGCTTTCCGCGGAGGGCCGCCCGATCCCTCTGATTGCCGAAACCGGCGGCCAGAACGCGATGATCGTCGACAGTTCCGCGCTTGCCGAACAGGTCGTGGCCGATGTGATCGCATCTGCCTTCGACAGCGCGGGCCAACGCTGTTCGGCCCTGCGCGTCCTGTGCCTCCAGGAGGACGTTGCGGATCACGTCCTCGCCATGCTGCGCGGCGCGCTGGCGGAACTCACGGTCGGTCCGACCGACCGCCTCAGCGCCGACATTGGCCCCGTCATCGCCGCCGAGGCGCGCGAAGCGATCGAGGCGCACGTCGCCCGCATGGAAGCTGCCGGTTGCCCAGTCCACCGCCTGCCGCTCGGCACCGCCACCAACGAGGGCACTTTCGTTGCCCCGACGATCATCGAACTGTCCGCCCCCGATCTCCTCACGCGCGAGGTCTTCGGGCCGGTCCTCCACGTCATCCGCTTCCGCCGAGCCGACATGGACGCCATGGTCGAGCGCATCAATGCCTGGGGCTATGGCCTGACCTTCGGCCTCCACACCCGCCTCGACGAGACGGTCGCCCGCGTTACGGCGAAGGCCCATGCTGGCAACATCTACGTCAACCGGAACGTCATTGGCGCGGTGGTCGGCGTCCAGCCGTTCGGCGGCCACGGCCTGTCCGGCACGGGCCCGAAAGCAGGCGGCCCGCTTTACCTGCGCCGCCTTGTCGCCAGCGCCCCTGCCGCACCCGCACTGGAGTTGACTGAGCGCGAACTGCCTGGCCCCGTCGGCGAACGCAACATCTACGCCCTGCGCCCCGTAGGCCGGGTCCTTGTCGCCGCCCAGTCGCCAGAGCGCCTTGCCGCCCTCACCAGCCGCGTCGAACGGCTCGGCGGCACACCCATCGCGGCCGACGATGGCTGGCAGGCGCAAGGCCCCTTCGCCCGCGCCCTTGTCGAAGGCGACGCGGCGTTCATCCTCTCTTTCCAGCAGGCCGTGGCGGCCCTCGACGGGCCCATCGCACCTGTCCTTGCCTCTGCGGACGACGACACGATGCTGGTGGCCGAGGTGTCGCTCTCGATCAACACCACCGCCGCTGGCGGCAACGCCAGCCTGATGGCCATGGCCTGA
- a CDS encoding Lrp/AsnC family transcriptional regulator, whose amino-acid sequence MGNHDRQLDPFDRKIIDLLSRDGRMPVTELAERVGLSKTPCQVRLKRLVDDGVIKGFRAVVDMARLGLEHVAFTEVKLSDTREQSLAEFNRAVMAIPEIEECHMIAGNFDYLLKVRTADIRRFRTVLGEKISTLPNVANTSTFVVMEPIKEQSAKA is encoded by the coding sequence ATGGGCAATCATGATAGGCAACTAGACCCCTTCGACCGGAAGATCATCGATCTGCTGTCCCGCGATGGCCGGATGCCAGTCACCGAACTTGCCGAAAGGGTGGGGCTTTCGAAGACCCCCTGTCAGGTGCGGCTAAAGCGCCTTGTCGACGATGGGGTGATCAAGGGGTTTCGGGCAGTAGTGGACATGGCGCGGCTGGGGCTGGAGCATGTGGCCTTCACCGAAGTGAAGCTGTCGGACACGCGCGAACAGTCGCTGGCGGAGTTCAACCGCGCCGTGATGGCGATCCCCGAGATCGAGGAATGCCACATGATCGCGGGGAATTTCGATTACCTGCTGAAAGTGCGCACTGCGGACATCCGGCGGTTCCGCACGGTCCTCGGCGAAAAGATATCGACCCTGCCCAATGTCGCGAACACATCGACCTTCGTGGTGATGGAGCCCATCAAGGAGCAGTCGGCAAAGGCCTGA
- a CDS encoding TetR/AcrR family transcriptional regulator, which translates to MATKLKSPVSRNPEVVRARILDAAQAEFMAEGFAAASTNRILERFGGSKPTMFRHFPTKRALFEAVVGRIAERWRDAVVMDDAHADDPQGWLERFAQRALSWILTDESIFVGRMAIAEGHLFPEVGDTYRRLAVDPLNALVAARLDAWTQAGILSCMEPDRDALSFFDLTLAGMVSRRLYRVEAGFDEAAIAEHARRCARLFLDGCRLRPLPTAP; encoded by the coding sequence ATGGCCACGAAGTTGAAAAGCCCTGTGAGCCGAAATCCGGAAGTCGTGCGCGCGCGTATCCTCGATGCAGCGCAGGCCGAGTTCATGGCCGAAGGCTTTGCCGCCGCGAGCACGAACCGCATTCTCGAACGCTTCGGCGGTTCGAAACCGACCATGTTCCGCCATTTCCCCACCAAACGCGCCCTGTTCGAGGCTGTCGTCGGTCGCATCGCCGAACGCTGGCGCGATGCGGTAGTCATGGACGATGCACATGCCGACGACCCGCAAGGCTGGCTCGAACGCTTCGCCCAGCGTGCACTGTCCTGGATACTGACCGACGAGAGTATCTTCGTGGGGCGCATGGCGATTGCCGAAGGGCACCTGTTTCCAGAAGTGGGCGACACCTACCGCAGGCTCGCCGTCGATCCCCTGAACGCGCTGGTGGCCGCGCGGCTCGATGCATGGACTCAGGCAGGCATTCTGTCCTGCATGGAACCGGACCGCGATGCGCTGTCGTTCTTCGACCTGACGCTGGCCGGAATGGTCAGTCGGCGGCTCTACCGAGTCGAGGCTGGATTCGACGAAGCGGCCATCGCCGAACACGCGCGCCGCTGCGCCCGCCTGTTCCTCGACGGATGCCGGCTCAGGCCTTTGCCGACTGCTCCTTGA